From a region of the Helianthus annuus cultivar XRQ/B chromosome 5, HanXRQr2.0-SUNRISE, whole genome shotgun sequence genome:
- the LOC110941283 gene encoding peptidyl-tRNA hydrolase 2, mitochondrial, with product MMDVTWLSAILVGAGCLALGFFVGTRKPTKTLKTASAAAALVVRGAKPPLEIEKLAEIIQDFKMVLVVRNDLKMGKGKIAAQCSHATLGLYKKILHRAPKALSRWEMCGQVKVVVKIESEDDMLELQKRAKSLSIPTHIVIDAGRTQIAPNSRTVMAVLGPADMVDDVTGGLKLL from the exons ATGATGGATGTGACATGGCTCAGTGCTATCTTAGTTGGGGCAGGATGCCTTGCTTTGGGTTTCTTCGTTGGTACACGAAAACCCACCAAAACCCTCAAAACTGCTTCTGCTGCTGCTGCACTTGTAGTACGTGGGGCTAAACCACCCCTTGAGATTGAAAAACTTGCTGAGATTATTCAAGATTTTAAGATG gtTTTGGTTGTAAGAAATGACCTAAAGATGGGAAAAGGGAAGATTGCTGCACAATGCAG CCATGCAACTTTGGGTCTGTATAAAAAGATTCTTCACCGAGCACCCAAAGCTTTAAGCAG GTGGGAGATGTGTGGGCAGGTTAAGGTGGTCGTCAAAATTGAAAGTGAAGATGATATGTTGGAATTACAA AAAAGAGCAAAATCATTGTCTATACCAACTCATATCGTCATTGATGCTGGTAGAACGCAAATAGCACCAA ATTCAAGGACAGTGATGGCAGTTCTTG GACCAGCTGATATGGTTGATGATGTAACTGGTGGGCTGAAGCTTTTGTGA